One window of Thermotoga sp. genomic DNA carries:
- a CDS encoding ATP phosphoribosyltransferase regulatory subunit, producing MTFLDFEKVVSFYRRASGFGYAPFFSPAFERSEGVSDGDDFFLDRRGNLYRVRSDFTKTVLTHRKKRSSTSKLKVWYADFVYRYFGEEMVAEYQLGLENIPRESFNDTLEVLEIITESTLEMFAGPLIVEIGHTKVYEDLLRSVPKDLHEKVLNLIDTKNLAEIEFLSRIKGIDLSRIEKIIKDSIYRRSPDNLEEMNLPSPVKEELLAVSSFLQQRFPNISVEVDLTLARTVEEYSGVIFTVYDISSSKLVAAGGEYSINGEKGVGGSIFLEGKTC from the coding sequence GTGACCTTCTTGGATTTCGAAAAGGTGGTTTCCTTCTACAGGAGAGCTTCAGGATTTGGTTACGCACCTTTTTTTTCTCCGGCTTTTGAAAGATCGGAAGGCGTGTCCGATGGGGACGACTTCTTCCTCGATAGAAGAGGAAATCTTTATCGTGTGCGGAGTGATTTCACAAAGACCGTTCTGACTCACAGAAAAAAGCGATCATCTACTTCCAAATTGAAGGTGTGGTACGCGGATTTCGTTTACAGGTACTTTGGAGAAGAAATGGTGGCAGAATATCAGCTTGGGCTTGAAAACATTCCAAGGGAGTCTTTCAACGATACTCTTGAGGTGCTCGAGATCATCACCGAAAGCACGTTGGAAATGTTCGCCGGTCCGTTGATAGTGGAAATAGGCCACACGAAGGTGTACGAAGATCTGTTGAGATCTGTTCCGAAAGATCTCCACGAGAAGGTGTTGAATCTGATCGACACGAAGAACCTGGCGGAGATAGAGTTTCTTTCTCGAATAAAAGGGATCGATCTTTCCCGAATAGAAAAGATCATAAAAGACAGCATATACAGACGATCTCCCGATAATCTGGAGGAGATGAATCTCCCTTCTCCTGTGAAGGAGGAACTTCTCGCTGTTTCTTCTTTCCTTCAACAAAGATTTCCAAACATCTCCGTTGAAGTAGACCTTACTCTGGCGAGGACCGTGGAAGAATACAGCGGTGTGATCTTCACCGTTTACGACATTTCATCCTCCAAGCTTGTGGCGGCAGGCGGGGAGTACTCGATAAACGGAGAAAAGGGCGTTGGGGGATCCATCTTTCTGGAGGGGAAAACATGCTGA
- the hisG gene encoding ATP phosphoribosyltransferase, protein MLKLAVPKGRLEEKVMKFLRKAGYTFEKESSILREGKDITCFLVRPFDVPTYLVHGVADVGFCGTDVLLEKETNLIQPFFIPANVSRMVLAGPRGKGIPKGEKKIATKFPNVTRRYCESKGWHCKIIALKGSVELAPIAGLSDLIVDITETGRTLRENNLEVLDEIFVIRTHVVVNPVSYRTKRKEVISFLERLQEVMKNDTYEKSQ, encoded by the coding sequence ATGCTGAAGCTCGCTGTTCCCAAAGGGAGGCTCGAAGAAAAGGTGATGAAGTTCCTCAGGAAGGCAGGATACACCTTTGAAAAAGAATCCTCCATTCTTCGAGAGGGGAAGGACATAACCTGCTTCTTGGTGAGACCGTTCGATGTACCGACCTATCTCGTGCACGGTGTTGCAGACGTGGGATTCTGCGGAACGGACGTTCTCCTCGAGAAAGAAACGAATCTCATACAACCGTTCTTCATTCCAGCGAATGTGAGCAGAATGGTGCTGGCCGGTCCAAGGGGAAAGGGAATTCCGAAAGGAGAAAAGAAGATAGCCACCAAATTTCCCAACGTCACCAGAAGGTACTGCGAATCGAAGGGTTGGCACTGCAAGATCATAGCGCTGAAGGGTTCCGTGGAACTCGCACCCATCGCGGGGCTTTCCGATCTCATCGTTGACATCACCGAAACGGGGAGAACCTTGCGGGAGAACAATCTGGAAGTTCTGGATGAAATATTCGTCATAAGAACTCACGTTGTGGTGAACCCCGTCAGCTACAGAACGAAAAGGAAGGAAGTGATCTCCTTTCTGGAGAGACTTCAGGAGGTGATGAAGAATGATACTTATGAAAAATCCCAGTGA
- the hisD gene encoding histidinol dehydrogenase → MILMKNPSDEDVLKLLERRMRTASKVEEIVKEIVRRVRDEGDVALEEYLKRFEKYPLSVKELLVSEEEIAEANVEEDFIETIRVVIEDLKEFHRRQKESSFFFTTNGGSFLGEMVVPLESVGIYVPGGKVPYFSTLLMCAVPAIVAGVERIVVTTPPDENGKVSPYILKTCEMLGLREIYKMGGAHAIAALSYGTETVKPVDKIVGPGGVFVMFAKKLVYGDVGIDSIAGPSEITIIADESSPLDFVAADFLSQAEHDENAMSMVITTSKEVFEKLPEVIEEHLQSLPEERRKTAEISTNNFGAIILAENLKRAFEISNLIAPEHLEILVENPFETLGYIKNAGSVFLGKYTCESVGDYGAGPNHVLPTFRSARFSSGLRVSDFTKKIFVTHFSEKDFRKKGKLYSRMARWEGFEAHARAVDVRRGRL, encoded by the coding sequence ATGATACTTATGAAAAATCCCAGTGATGAGGACGTGCTGAAACTTCTCGAGAGAAGAATGAGAACCGCCTCGAAAGTAGAGGAAATCGTCAAAGAAATCGTCAGGAGAGTGAGAGATGAGGGGGATGTAGCCCTCGAAGAGTATTTGAAACGCTTTGAAAAATACCCGCTGAGTGTGAAGGAGCTCCTTGTCTCAGAGGAAGAAATAGCAGAGGCGAATGTAGAAGAGGATTTCATCGAGACTATAAGAGTTGTGATAGAAGATCTGAAGGAATTCCATCGAAGACAAAAGGAAAGCTCTTTTTTCTTCACAACCAATGGTGGAAGTTTTCTCGGAGAGATGGTGGTTCCACTCGAGAGTGTTGGAATATACGTTCCTGGAGGAAAGGTCCCGTACTTTTCCACCCTCCTCATGTGTGCTGTTCCCGCCATCGTAGCAGGAGTAGAAAGAATCGTCGTCACCACCCCGCCCGATGAGAACGGGAAAGTTTCTCCCTACATCCTGAAGACTTGTGAGATGCTTGGTTTGAGAGAGATCTACAAGATGGGAGGAGCCCACGCGATTGCGGCTCTCTCTTACGGAACGGAAACGGTGAAACCGGTCGACAAAATCGTGGGTCCAGGTGGGGTTTTTGTCATGTTCGCGAAGAAGCTCGTTTACGGAGACGTGGGAATCGATTCCATAGCGGGACCGAGTGAAATTACGATAATCGCCGATGAAAGCTCCCCTCTGGACTTCGTGGCGGCAGATTTTCTATCCCAGGCAGAACACGACGAAAATGCGATGAGCATGGTCATAACGACTTCGAAAGAGGTCTTCGAAAAACTTCCAGAGGTCATAGAAGAGCATCTTCAATCTCTTCCTGAAGAGAGAAGAAAGACCGCCGAGATCTCCACGAACAACTTCGGAGCCATCATACTCGCTGAGAATTTGAAGAGGGCTTTTGAGATCTCCAATCTAATAGCTCCCGAGCACCTGGAAATCCTTGTAGAAAACCCATTTGAGACTCTTGGCTATATAAAAAACGCGGGATCTGTCTTCCTTGGAAAGTACACCTGCGAATCTGTGGGAGACTACGGTGCGGGGCCGAATCACGTTCTACCCACGTTCAGATCTGCCAGGTTCTCCTCGGGGCTCAGGGTCTCAGACTTCACGAAGAAAATCTTCGTCACCCACTTCTCCGAGAAAGATTTCAGAAAGAAAGGAAAGCTGTATTCCAGAATGGCACGCTGGGAAGGTTTTGAAGCACACGCCAGGGCCGTGGATGTGAGGAGGGGGAGGCTGTGA
- the hisC gene encoding histidinol-phosphate transaminase — translation MNPIDLIIRRAYPYETEKRDKIYLALNENPFPFPEELTEEVFRRLDSGKMRIYYDSPDSELIEKILAYLGAGFLTEENVSIGNGADEIIYVMMLMFERVVFFPPTYSCYKIFARALGKNFLEVHLTKDLKIPKVKVGEGDVVFIPNPNNPTGHVFEKSEIEKILKTGAFVALDEAYHEFYGESYLDLLKEYENIAIIRTFSKAFSLAAQRIGYVISSGRFIDAFNRVRLPFNVSYVSQTFAKIALEHIDVFKERIEFIVSERERMKKALRELNYSITDSRGNFVFIFMGEEKRDRLMKQLRKKSVAIRSFREGVRITIGRREENETILRELEVFK, via the coding sequence GTGAATCCCATTGATCTGATCATAAGGAGGGCTTACCCGTACGAAACAGAAAAGAGAGACAAGATTTACCTTGCTCTGAACGAAAACCCATTTCCCTTCCCAGAAGAACTCACAGAGGAAGTCTTCAGAAGACTCGACAGCGGCAAGATGAGGATCTACTACGACTCTCCCGACAGCGAACTCATCGAGAAGATTCTCGCATACCTTGGAGCTGGCTTTCTGACAGAGGAGAACGTTTCCATTGGAAACGGCGCGGATGAGATCATATACGTCATGATGCTCATGTTCGAGCGCGTGGTCTTCTTCCCTCCCACCTACAGTTGCTACAAGATTTTCGCCAGGGCTTTGGGGAAAAATTTCTTGGAGGTTCATCTCACAAAGGACCTGAAAATCCCGAAGGTGAAAGTGGGGGAAGGTGATGTTGTTTTTATCCCGAATCCAAACAATCCAACGGGTCACGTTTTTGAAAAAAGCGAGATCGAGAAGATCTTGAAAACAGGTGCCTTCGTTGCTCTTGACGAGGCATATCACGAGTTTTACGGAGAAAGTTATCTGGATCTATTGAAGGAATACGAAAACATCGCGATAATACGGACATTTTCAAAGGCTTTTTCCCTTGCTGCTCAGAGAATCGGATACGTCATCTCTTCCGGAAGATTCATCGATGCCTTCAACAGAGTGAGGCTTCCCTTCAATGTCAGCTACGTTTCCCAGACCTTCGCCAAGATAGCCCTGGAGCACATCGATGTTTTCAAAGAGCGGATAGAATTCATCGTCTCGGAAAGGGAGAGAATGAAAAAAGCGTTGAGAGAGCTGAACTACTCCATTACAGACTCTCGCGGGAATTTCGTCTTCATCTTCATGGGCGAGGAAAAACGAGACAGGCTGATGAAACAGCTTCGAAAAAAAAGCGTGGCGATTCGCAGCTTCAGAGAAGGTGTTAGAATCACTATCGGAAGAAGGGAAGAAAACGAAACCATTTTGAGGGAACTGGAGGTGTTCAAATGA
- a CDS encoding imidazoleglycerol-phosphate dehydratase — protein sequence MTIERVENGIIVQRNTNEIEISITLDTVNRKLEGSTGVNFFDHLLNTFCHYSGLGLRVSTCESKDGILHHLIEDFGISLGQAFRELFDYTKVRRFGEATVPMNEALIGCYVDLSGRPCFQKNFEFSVEKIEDMPVEGFEEFMNGFVNHARITVHFFKFFGKNDHHISESAMKSFGLAIAHALEKSDTRTTKGVID from the coding sequence ATGACGATAGAGAGAGTGGAAAACGGCATCATCGTTCAGAGGAACACAAACGAGATAGAAATCTCCATAACACTCGATACTGTGAACAGAAAACTGGAAGGAAGCACGGGAGTGAACTTCTTCGATCATCTCCTGAACACCTTCTGCCACTACTCGGGATTGGGACTGAGAGTGAGCACCTGTGAAAGCAAAGACGGTATCCTTCATCATCTGATAGAGGACTTCGGGATCTCACTGGGGCAGGCGTTCAGGGAACTCTTCGATTACACGAAGGTGAGAAGATTCGGTGAAGCCACCGTTCCTATGAACGAGGCTCTGATCGGGTGTTACGTGGATCTCTCCGGAAGGCCGTGCTTCCAGAAAAACTTCGAGTTCTCTGTGGAGAAGATAGAAGACATGCCGGTGGAGGGCTTCGAAGAGTTCATGAACGGTTTTGTCAACCACGCAAGAATCACCGTACATTTCTTCAAGTTCTTTGGAAAGAACGATCACCACATCTCTGAATCCGCCATGAAGTCTTTTGGTCTTGCCATTGCCCATGCACTGGAAAAATCAGACACCAGGACCACCAAGGGTGTGATAGATTGA
- the hisH gene encoding imidazole glycerol phosphate synthase subunit HisH yields MKVGIVSVGPGNIMNLYRGVKRASEHFKEVSIELVKSAQKDLYDLLFIPGVGHFAEGMKRLEESGLIDFIKAHVKSEKYVVGVCLGMQLLFEESEEAPKVKGLSLIDGSVVKLKSRRFPHMGWNEVIFKDTFPSGYYYFVHTYRVVCEEEYILGTTEYDGELFPSAARKGKILGFQFHPEKSSKIGKKLLEKVIECSLSRP; encoded by the coding sequence TTGAAGGTCGGTATAGTATCCGTTGGTCCTGGAAACATCATGAACCTCTACCGTGGAGTGAAGAGAGCATCAGAACACTTCAAAGAAGTGTCGATAGAATTGGTAAAGAGTGCCCAGAAGGATTTATACGATCTTCTTTTTATTCCTGGTGTGGGTCATTTTGCCGAAGGAATGAAGAGGCTGGAAGAGAGTGGTCTGATCGATTTCATAAAAGCGCACGTGAAAAGTGAAAAATACGTCGTCGGCGTCTGTCTTGGAATGCAGCTTTTGTTCGAAGAAAGCGAAGAAGCTCCAAAAGTGAAGGGGCTCTCCCTGATAGACGGAAGCGTCGTGAAGTTGAAGAGCAGGAGATTCCCCCACATGGGATGGAACGAGGTGATCTTCAAGGACACCTTTCCAAGCGGGTATTATTACTTTGTTCACACATACAGGGTCGTGTGTGAAGAAGAGTATATTCTGGGAACAACAGAGTACGATGGGGAACTGTTCCCTTCTGCTGCGAGAAAGGGGAAGATTCTTGGTTTCCAGTTCCATCCGGAGAAGAGCTCAAAGATAGGGAAAAAACTGCTCGAGAAGGTGATCGAGTGCTCGTTATCCCGGCCATAG
- the hisA gene encoding 1-(5-phosphoribosyl)-5-((5-phosphoribosylamino)methylideneamino)imidazole-4-carboxamide isomerase: protein MLVIPAIDLYRRKVVRMVKGKKENTIFYEKDPFDLVKRLVEEGFTLIHVVDLSKAIECSDENLPVLEKLSSYANHIQIGGGIRTLEYAKKLHKMGFKRQIVSSKVLEDPSFLKSLKEIGVDPVFSLDTRNGKVAYRGWLDEKDVDPITLVNELEKYGLEEVVHTEIEKDGTLEEHDFSLTKKIIFETGTRVIAAGGISSENSLKRALEVHRETGGLLKGVIVGRAFLEGTLTVEVMKRYARQENNSVSRCEGRACGEGYEL, encoded by the coding sequence GTGCTCGTTATCCCGGCCATAGATCTATACAGAAGAAAGGTTGTGAGGATGGTTAAAGGAAAAAAAGAAAACACGATATTCTACGAAAAGGATCCGTTTGACCTGGTAAAAAGGCTTGTCGAAGAAGGATTCACACTCATCCACGTGGTGGATCTTTCGAAGGCCATAGAGTGCAGCGACGAAAACCTTCCAGTCCTAGAAAAGCTCTCTTCTTACGCTAATCACATTCAAATCGGTGGTGGAATAAGGACACTGGAGTACGCAAAAAAGCTTCACAAGATGGGATTCAAAAGGCAGATCGTGAGTTCTAAAGTGCTGGAGGATCCTTCTTTTTTGAAGAGTTTGAAAGAGATCGGGGTGGATCCTGTGTTCAGTTTAGATACAAGAAATGGGAAAGTCGCGTACAGAGGTTGGCTGGACGAAAAAGACGTGGATCCCATCACTCTCGTGAACGAGTTGGAAAAGTATGGTCTTGAAGAGGTTGTTCACACAGAAATAGAAAAAGACGGCACCCTCGAAGAACACGATTTTTCCTTAACAAAAAAGATCATCTTTGAAACCGGGACAAGGGTGATCGCAGCGGGTGGTATCTCCTCCGAAAACTCTCTGAAGAGGGCACTGGAGGTTCACAGAGAAACAGGAGGTCTTCTGAAGGGTGTGATCGTGGGGAGAGCGTTTTTGGAAGGAACACTCACAGTTGAGGTGATGAAAAGATATGCTCGCCAGGAGAATAATAGCGTGTCTCGATGTGAAGGACGGGCGTGTGGTGAAGGGTACGAACTTTGA
- the hisF gene encoding imidazole glycerol phosphate synthase subunit HisF: MLARRIIACLDVKDGRVVKGTNFENLRDSGDPVELGKLYSKIGIDELVFLDITASVEKRKTMLELVESVAEQVDIPFTVGGGIHDFETAAELILRGADKVSINTAAVEKPGLITKIADTFGSQAVVVAIDAKRVNGRFVVFTYSGKKNTGILLSDWVREVEERGAGEILLTSIDRDGTKMGYDVEMIRFVRPLTNLPIIASGGAGKMEHFLEAFRAGADAALAASVFHFQEINVVELKKFLKDHGVNVRLEGM; encoded by the coding sequence ATGCTCGCCAGGAGAATAATAGCGTGTCTCGATGTGAAGGACGGGCGTGTGGTGAAGGGTACGAACTTTGAAAATCTCAGAGACAGCGGAGATCCCGTTGAACTTGGAAAACTCTACTCGAAGATCGGCATAGACGAGCTTGTTTTTCTGGACATCACCGCATCTGTTGAAAAGAGAAAAACGATGCTCGAGCTGGTTGAAAGTGTGGCTGAGCAAGTAGACATACCCTTCACCGTGGGTGGAGGAATACACGATTTCGAGACGGCAGCTGAGCTCATTCTTCGAGGGGCAGATAAAGTGAGTATAAACACTGCCGCGGTGGAAAAGCCGGGTCTCATCACGAAGATCGCTGATACCTTTGGAAGTCAGGCGGTTGTTGTGGCAATCGATGCGAAGAGGGTGAACGGGAGGTTCGTGGTCTTCACTTATTCGGGAAAGAAGAACACCGGTATTCTCCTCTCGGATTGGGTTCGCGAGGTCGAAGAAAGAGGAGCAGGTGAGATTCTCCTCACAAGCATTGACCGGGACGGAACGAAAATGGGGTACGATGTGGAGATGATAAGGTTCGTAAGACCGCTGACAAACCTTCCCATCATCGCCTCCGGCGGTGCGGGGAAGATGGAACATTTTCTTGAAGCGTTTCGAGCCGGTGCGGATGCGGCTCTTGCTGCCTCCGTCTTCCACTTTCAGGAGATCAACGTAGTGGAATTGAAGAAGTTTCTAAAAGATCACGGTGTGAACGTGAGATTGGAGGGAATGTGA
- the hisIE gene encoding bifunctional phosphoribosyl-AMP cyclohydrolase/phosphoribosyl-ATP diphosphatase HisIE, with protein MELYPVVVQERTTGEVLMLAYANKEALELTKKTGYAHFFSRERQKIWKKGETSGNTMKVVEIRRDCDDDAYLYIVDFPEEKVACHTGNRSCFFKVEHKFEETGSPTFWLDLYRLVRKRKEEMPEGSYTAKLFREGKGKIAKKFGEEAVEVITGYLQNNRENLVWEIADMIYHLTVLMVEAEITVQDVMKELEKRRK; from the coding sequence ATGGAACTTTACCCTGTGGTGGTGCAGGAGAGAACGACCGGCGAGGTTTTGATGCTGGCTTACGCGAACAAAGAAGCACTGGAACTCACAAAGAAAACAGGATACGCTCACTTTTTCTCCAGAGAAAGGCAAAAGATCTGGAAAAAGGGAGAAACCTCAGGGAACACCATGAAAGTTGTGGAGATTAGAAGAGATTGTGATGACGATGCGTACCTTTACATCGTAGATTTTCCAGAAGAGAAAGTGGCGTGTCACACAGGAAACAGATCCTGCTTCTTCAAAGTGGAGCATAAGTTTGAAGAGACAGGCTCTCCTACCTTCTGGCTGGATCTCTATAGGCTGGTGAGGAAAAGAAAAGAAGAGATGCCAGAGGGATCTTACACGGCAAAACTCTTCAGAGAAGGAAAGGGAAAGATCGCGAAGAAGTTCGGTGAAGAGGCTGTCGAGGTGATCACGGGCTACCTTCAAAACAACAGAGAAAACCTCGTCTGGGAGATAGCAGACATGATATATCACCTTACTGTCCTCATGGTTGAAGCGGAGATCACAGTTCAAGATGTGATGAAAGAGCTCGAAAAGAGAAGAAAATGA
- the wecB gene encoding non-hydrolyzing UDP-N-acetylglucosamine 2-epimerase — MIRVLSIFGTRPEAIKMAPLVKRLEEETSVENIVCVTAQHREMLDQVLEVFGIEPDFDLNIMKERQTLSDITVNALSKLYDLIGKVKPDIVLVQGDTTTTFVGALAAFYRKIPVGHVEAGLRTSNRYSPFPEEINRRLTSVLSTLHFAPTKRNKENLLRENTMGKIYVTGNTVIDALKYTVKEDYRFEDPVLRSVDFSSGRYILLTSHRRENIGKPLVNICRAVKRIVEEFEDVKVIYPVHMNPAVREIVFPILEGTERVILIDPVNVIDMHNLMARCYLIMTDSGGIQEEAPALGKPVVVLRKETERPEAIEAGVAVLGGVEEKKIFGIVKRLLTDEGAYQQMAKAVNPFGDGRASKRIVKAILHEFGLSDPPEEFN, encoded by the coding sequence ATGATCAGAGTTCTCAGTATCTTCGGCACAAGACCCGAGGCAATAAAGATGGCTCCACTGGTGAAAAGGCTCGAAGAAGAAACAAGTGTGGAAAACATCGTCTGTGTCACGGCCCAGCACAGAGAGATGCTCGATCAGGTACTCGAGGTTTTCGGAATAGAACCGGATTTCGACCTGAACATCATGAAAGAAAGGCAGACTCTTTCTGATATAACCGTGAACGCCCTTTCGAAACTCTACGACCTGATCGGGAAAGTGAAACCTGATATCGTGCTGGTCCAGGGAGACACCACAACCACGTTTGTTGGAGCACTTGCGGCTTTCTACCGAAAAATACCGGTTGGTCACGTCGAAGCGGGTTTGAGAACGAGCAACAGGTACTCCCCTTTCCCGGAGGAGATAAACAGAAGACTCACCAGCGTTCTTTCCACACTCCACTTCGCTCCTACAAAGAGGAACAAAGAAAATCTTTTGAGAGAAAACACCATGGGAAAGATCTACGTGACAGGAAACACGGTAATCGACGCACTGAAATATACCGTGAAGGAGGATTACAGGTTTGAAGATCCAGTTTTGAGAAGCGTTGATTTTTCCAGCGGAAGGTACATCCTTCTCACTTCACACAGAAGGGAGAACATAGGAAAGCCCCTCGTTAACATCTGCAGAGCAGTGAAGAGAATTGTCGAAGAGTTCGAAGATGTGAAGGTGATCTATCCTGTCCATATGAATCCCGCAGTGAGGGAGATCGTGTTTCCGATCCTTGAAGGTACGGAAAGAGTGATACTGATCGATCCTGTAAACGTGATAGACATGCACAATCTGATGGCAAGATGCTATCTCATCATGACGGATTCTGGAGGAATACAGGAGGAAGCCCCAGCTCTTGGAAAGCCGGTCGTTGTGCTGCGAAAAGAGACAGAAAGACCCGAAGCCATAGAGGCGGGAGTTGCTGTTCTCGGTGGTGTAGAGGAGAAGAAGATCTTCGGAATCGTAAAAAGGCTTCTCACCGATGAAGGGGCGTATCAACAGATGGCGAAAGCGGTGAACCCGTTCGGTGATGGAAGAGCCTCCAAGAGGATCGTGAAGGCGATTTTGCACGAGTTCGGTCTTTCCGATCCTCCTGAGGAATTCAACTGA
- a CDS encoding mannose-1-phosphate guanylyltransferase has protein sequence MKVLILAGGSGERFWPFSTPETPKQFLKLFGDKSLIRWTFERVLEKIDPKDMIVVTYKNYVERTKEELPELPPENIVAEPLKKNTAPACFVGTKLAEDDEPVLVLPADHRIPDVDKFWRTVEKALNALEKYGGLFTFGILPTRPETGYGYIEIGPELEEGVHEVSKFKEKPDLETAKKFVESGRYLWNSGMFLWKAKEFIEEVKMCEPAIYEHLNSVDPRDFEAMKEAYEKVPSISVDYAVMERSKKVRVVKANFEWSDVGNWSSVREIEGCTEESKNVILVDSTRVFVKPHDKPIAVVGLSDVIVIDSPNGILVCKEESSQRVRDVVKKLKSSESS, from the coding sequence ATGAAAGTACTGATTCTTGCGGGGGGATCCGGTGAAAGATTTTGGCCGTTTTCCACTCCGGAAACTCCGAAGCAATTCCTCAAACTCTTCGGTGACAAAAGTCTCATAAGATGGACTTTCGAGCGTGTTTTAGAGAAGATAGATCCAAAAGATATGATCGTTGTAACTTACAAAAACTACGTTGAAAGAACAAAAGAAGAACTTCCAGAACTTCCACCAGAGAATATCGTCGCAGAGCCGCTGAAGAAGAACACCGCACCTGCATGTTTCGTTGGTACGAAACTCGCTGAAGACGACGAACCCGTTCTGGTCCTGCCGGCAGATCACAGAATACCAGACGTGGACAAATTTTGGCGGACCGTCGAAAAGGCGCTGAACGCTCTGGAGAAATACGGCGGACTGTTCACCTTCGGGATATTGCCCACAAGACCGGAGACGGGATACGGGTACATAGAGATAGGACCTGAGCTGGAAGAAGGCGTTCACGAAGTTTCCAAATTCAAAGAGAAGCCTGATCTGGAGACGGCAAAGAAGTTTGTTGAGAGCGGAAGGTATCTCTGGAACAGTGGAATGTTCCTCTGGAAGGCAAAAGAGTTCATCGAAGAAGTAAAGATGTGTGAGCCTGCCATCTACGAACATCTCAACAGTGTGGATCCAAGAGATTTTGAAGCGATGAAGGAAGCCTACGAGAAAGTGCCATCGATTAGCGTGGACTACGCGGTCATGGAAAGGTCGAAGAAAGTTCGTGTTGTGAAGGCAAATTTCGAATGGTCCGACGTGGGGAACTGGTCTTCAGTAAGAGAAATTGAAGGTTGCACAGAAGAGTCAAAAAACGTGATTCTGGTGGACAGTACACGTGTTTTTGTGAAACCCCATGACAAACCAATAGCTGTGGTCGGTCTTTCAGACGTCATTGTGATAGATTCACCAAATGGTATTCTGGTGTGTAAAGAAGAAAGTTCTCAAAGAGTCAGGGATGTGGTTAAAAAGCTCAAATCTTCAGAGTCTTCCTGA